The DNA window ACCAGCTGCTTCACTTCCGAGTTCAGCGCTTCACGGTCGCTGTCGGAGTTGGTGGCATTGGCCGACTGCACCGACAGCTCACGGATACGCTGCAGGTTGTTGCCGATTTCGACCATCGCGCCTTCGGCGGTCTGGGCCAGCGAGATACCGTCGTTGGCGTTGCGCACGGCAACGTCCAGGCCGCGGATCTGGGTGCTGAAGCGTTCGGAGATCGCCAGGCCGGCGGCGTCGTCCTTGGCGCTGTTGATGCGCAGGCCCGAAGACAGGCGCTGGATCGTCGTGGCCAGGCTGGAGCCGCTGGTGGAGAGATTTCGCTGCGCATTCAGCGACATCACGTTGGTATTGATTACTTGTGCCATGTATCTGTTTCCTGTGGGCAATGTCCGGCCGCGGCGTGCACCCGGAACGATGCAGTGGCTGCGTCAGGCGTCGACGCAGTGCTTGCAGGAGGGATAACGGCGTGGTGTGAGATTGCTTGAGGAAAAAAACGCCAAGAACATCAGCCCGGGCAGGGTGATGGTCGGCGTAAGCCTTGTGGCACAAGGCTTTCGGCGTGGTGACGCGCGATGCGCGTCACTCTGTCGCGATCAGCGGATGGCGTTGAAAAGACTCATCTGCTGCATCTGGGTGAAGATGGTCTGCGCGGCCTGCAGTGAGATCTGCTCCAGTTGGTACTGGCCGATTGCTTCCGCGTAATCCAGGTCGCGCATCGCCGACAACGTGGTCTTGAGTGTGACGCTGTTCGCATCTCTGAGCGCGCCGGCATCATCAATCGCCTTCAGCTGCGCACCACCGGCCGCGCGCGCGTCGATGAACTTCTCCGACGCACGGGCCACGTCACGGAGCGCCCCCTGCAGCACGTTCTGCTGGTGGGCGACGGCGGTTGGATCATCGGCGGCGGTGTCCAGCGCGGAGATCAGCCCATCGAGCGTGGCAAAGATGTCGCGCGAACTGGCTGCACCCACGCCGAAGCTGTCGCCCGCGGCGGGCTCACCTTCAATCCGCATGGAAACCCCCTGGAACGTGATGTCTTCGCCGGACTTGAAAGCACCGGTCTGAACCACGGTATTGGTGGCATCCACCACTTCGTAGGTATCGGCCGCAGTGAAACGCACGGTGTAGCTCTGGCCATTCCAGCTGCCCGAGGCAGCATGCTGGCCGAAGGTGGTCAGCACGCCGGTACCGGTATTGCCGGCGGCCGCACTGCCGTCCAGGCGGCCATCGCCGGTGGGAATGCGCAGGAATATCTCGCTACCGGGCAGCACATCCTTGACGAAGGTGTCCGGAGCCACCTCGATCTGGCGCTGGGTCTGGTCACCGCTGTAGGTGACCACGCCGTTGCTCAGCTTGAAGGGGGCTTCGGAGTCGTTGGTGCCGCCAAACAGGTAGCGGCCCGTGCCATCGGTGCTGTTGGCCAGCGCCAGCAGGCCTTCCTGGACGCTCTTCAGCTCCGAGGCGATGGCCTTGAGGTCGGAGGAGGACAGGGCAGGGTTGTTGGCCTGGATGGTCAGTTCGGTGATGTGGGCCATCATGTCGCCGGCCTGGGCCAGCGCGTTTTCCTGCAGGCCCAGGCGGTTCTGCACCACGTCGCCGTTGCGCTCGAAGCGTTCCAGTTCGGCCACGGCGCGGTCAAGCCCGACGGCGGTGCCGGCGGCGACCGGGTCGTCTTTGGCGCTCACCAGCTTCTTGCCGGTGGCGAGCTGCTGTTCGAGGTGGTTCATCTTGCTCTGTTTGGCCATCATCAGGTTGATGGACTGGTTGAACATCATCCCGGTGGAGATTCGGTTGTTCATCGCGATACGGCCCCCAGGATGGTCTGGAACATGGTGTCAGCAGTGGAAATGAGCTGTGAAGCGGCCTGGTAGGCCTGCTGCAGGCGGAGCATGTCGGCGGCTTCCTCGTCCAGATTCACCCCGGAAATGGAATCACGCGCGGCCTGTGCTTGGTCGGTGATGACCTGCTGGGCCTGCAGCGAATAGTCAGCGGCGCGTGCGGCAGAGCCGACCAGGGTGGTCAGTCCCCCCAGCGCGCCGTTGAGGGTGACGGTGCCGTCATTGAAGGCCTTGGCGTCCTCCACCTTGGCCAGCAGCAGCGCGTTGCTGTTGTCGCTGGAGCCGGCGGGGGTCGGCGTGATGTTGAAGCTGTCGCCGGTCTTGGGCGCACCGTCGAGTACGAAGCTCCAGCCGTTGGCACTGATGGTGCCGCCAGCGGTGTAGGTGAACGGCCCGGTGCCATCGATGGTGTACTCGGTAGCACTGGTGAAGACGATTGCAGCGGGGTTACGCAGATTGGCGTTGGCATAATCGGTCACCGCCACGCCGCTGACCTTGCCGGTACCGGTGTTGGTCAGGCCGGCAGCGGCCTTGACCGGGGCGGCGGCGGCAATGCGCGAGGTGTCGGTGATCGCCACCGACAGACTGCCGGCGACGCCGGCGGTCGGCTGCAGCAGGAAGCGGTCATTGTTGGCCGGGGTGCCGGACATCACCAGCTCCACGCCATTGATGACCAGTGGGTCGGCGGCGGTGCCGGTGCCGGTCATCGGAATGGCCGCGCCGGTGTCGGCGCGGGTCGCCTGCCAGGTGGTGCCGTTGAACTGCAGCATCACGTTCTGGCCGTCCAGCTTGGAAAGGTCGCCGTAGGCGGTGCTGAAGCTGGCGCTGCCGGTGTTGCCGGTATTGCCTGTGATGCGCGGACTGCCGAAGTTGAAGAAATCCGCACCCATCTGGCCGTAGAGATCCACGCCGTTGTGGTGGATCTCGTTGAAACTGCTGGCCAGGCCCACTGCCAGACGACCGAGTTCGGCCTGGGTCGGCGTGAGCACCGTTTCGCGGAACTCCAGCAGGCCGCCAATCTGGCCGCCGAGGTTCTTCGGGTCCAGGGTGATCTTCTGGCCCTGGGTCTCCAGCGCCAGCTGCAGGCGCTCGGGCTGGTACGGATCGGTGACGGTGGTGACCTTGGTCGCACTGGTGCCCACCACCAGGGCCTGGCCACCGGCGGTGTAGACATTCATGAAACCGCCGTCCTGCATCACCGCAGTGCCGCCGGTGTAGCCGATCAGGTTGGCGATCAGCTGGTCGCGGCGGTCCAGCAGGTCAGGCGCGGCGTTGTTGGCGTTGCTGCCGATGGCACCGTTTATCTGGGCGATCTCGGCGGCGAGGCGATTGACCTCGGAGGCACCGGCGATGAGACCGTTGTTGACCTCTTCGTTGAGGCTGTTGAGGTTCTCGTTGAGCTGCTTGAAGCGCTGCACCAGGTTACCAGCCGAGTCCAACATGTTCTGCCGGTCGGCGGTGCCGGAGGCGTTGGACGACAGTCCGCTGACCGTGTCGAAGAAGCTCGACCACACCCCGGACACGTTGGTCGCGGTGTCCGAGAACAGGCTGTCGACGCGGTCGGCGAGGGTGGAGAGCTGCTTCAACCGCGCCAGCTCGCCGCTGCCGTCGAGCAGGCGCGAGATCGCCAGCTGGTCGGCCACGCGGCGGATGTCGCTGATGCGGGTCCCGTTGCCGACGTCGCCATAGCCCAGGTTCTGCGGGGTGGCGGTGGCGAAGTCAACTTTCTGCCGGCTGTAGCCGGGCGTGTTGATGTTGGCGACGTTGTGGCTGGTGGTGGCCAGGGCGCGCTGGAAGGCGAGCAGGGCACTGGTGCCGGTGGAAAGTACAGACATGGGTTACCTCAACGTCGAATGACACCCAGCCCAGCCGGGCTGGAGGTGCTGGCAAAGGTGCGTCCCAGGCGCTGGCTGGCATCGTCCACGGCGGCCACGGCGCGCTCGATGGTCGGACCGCCGGCAATGGCGGCGATCTTGGCGGCGTAGGACGGGTCGGTGGCATAGCCGGCCTGCTGCAGGCCGCGGGCGAAGCCGCGCACGTCGGTGCCGGCCTGCAGGGCGTTCTGGTAGCGCGGGCTGTTCTTGAGCAGCTTCACGTAGTCGGCAAAGCTTTCGCCAACCGAGCCATAGGCGCGGAAGCTGGCGGTTTCGTTACGGCGTACGCCGTTGACGTACTCATGGGTGCCGGTGGTGGCGCGTTCACCGCTCCAGCCGGTGGCCTTGATGCCGAACAGATTGTGCGAGCTGCCGGCACCGCCGTTGCGCTGGATGAGCTTGCGACCCCAGCCGGTTTCCAGTGCGGCCTGGGCAACCAGCGCCTTGGCATCCACGCCGAGTTCGCGCGCGGCCTGCTGGGCGTGGCCCCAGATGCTGGCGACGAAGCCTTCCGGGGTGTGTGCGCCGAGCTGCGCGGCTGCGGTGCTGCCAGCCAGGGTATCCACGGCCGACGTTGCCGGTGCCGGTGCATTGACGCCGCTCCAGCGGTCGTCCGCCATCGCCGACCAGTCGGTGGTAGCGGTGTTGGTCGCCGCATACGGCTCGCTGCGGCCGATGGCCTCGTGCATCTGGCTGGTTTCGCGACCGGCAATGAGGTCCAGCGCGCGTTCCATCGGCTGCAGCACGGCGGAGGGATCGCGGCCGTTCAACTGCTTCAGCAGGTCGACTTCGCTGCTGGCCGGAGACGGAGCGGCATCGCTGGCAGGCAGGGTCATGGGTGCAGCCGCAGGGGCGTTCAAGCGATAGGCACGCAACGCCGCGCTGGCATCCAGACGGGTGTCGACCGGCTTGGCGGCATCCGCGTCGCCGCCACCGAGCTGGCGCGCGATCATCGCCGACAGCCCCAGGCCGCGTCCCTTGGTCATCGCATCCGCAATCTTCTGGTCGTACATGTCGCGGAACATGGTGTTCTCACCCGGCAGCAGCGAGTCGCCGAAGCTGGCGTCGCGCATGCTCTTGACCAGCATCTGCGCGAACTGTCCCTCGAGCTTCCGCGCAACCTCGTCGACCTTGGCCGGGCTGTTGGGCTGGGTGGGATTGAGTTCGAGTGCCGGTTGAATGCGCATCAGATCACCTCGAGCTCGGCGCTCAGCGCACCGGCCTGCTTGAGGGCTTCCAGGATGGCGATCAGGTCGCCCGGAGCGGCGCCCACGGCGTTGACCGCGTGCACGATCTCATCCAGCGTGGTGCCGCCGTTGAACTTGAACATGCGGCTGCCATCGGCGGTGGCGGTCACGGTGGACTGCGGGGTGACCACGGTGTCACCGCCGGCCAGCGCATTGGGCTGGCTGACGTTGAGGTTCTCGTTGATGGTGACGGTGAGCGAGCCATGCGAAATGGCGGCTGCGCCAACGCGGACCTGGGCCCCGATGACCACGGTGCCGGTGCGCGAGTTGACCACCACCTTGGCCGGCGCTGCGCCCGGGGTAAGTTCCAGGTTTTCGATACGGGCCAGCATGCCGATGCGCGCGCCCGGGTCGCTGGGCGACTGCACCGCCACGGTGACGCCGTCCACTGCACGAGCCGCGCCTTCGCCGAACGCGGCGTTCAGCGCGGTGACCATGCGCGAGACCGTGGTGAAGTCGTTCTGGTGCAGGTTCAACGTGATGTCACCGCCAGCGCTGAACACGTCGGGCAGGGCACGTTCCACAGTGGCGCCGTTGGGAATGCGGCCGACGCTGGGTACATTCACCGAGACCCGCGAGCCATCTTTGCCCTGCGCGCCGAAGCCGCCCACCACCAGATTGCCCTGGGCAATCGCGTACACCTGGCCATCCGCACCGCGCAGCGGGGCCATCAGCAGCGAGCCGCCACGCAGCGACACCGCGTTGCCGATGGACGACACGGTGATGTCGATCGGCTGGCCCGGCTTGGCGAACGGCGGCAGTTCGGCATGGATCGCCACTGCGGCCACGTTCTTCAACTGCGGATTGACGTTGGCCGGCACATTGACGCCCAGCTCGCCGAGCAGGTTCTTCAGGCTCTGCACGGTAAACGGTGCCTGGCTGGTGCGGTCGCCGCTGCCATCCAGACCCACCACCAGCCCGTAGCCCACCAGCGCGTTGCCCCGCACGCCCCCGACCTGGGCCAGATCCTTGATGCGCTCCGCCGAAGCGTTCGCAGCAAAACCAAGAATCCCCAGGATTGTGACTACGCTGTAGAGCCACGCTCTGCGTGGCTGCACAACCCGAACGAAAGAAATGTTCATGTCAGTACTCAGAACGGCGTCAACGCCGAGTTGAAGAACCGGCTCAACCAGCCCATCGCATTGGACTGCGCCACCGGCCCACGCCCGCCATACACGATGCGCGCATCAGCGACGCGGCTGGACGCAATCGTGTTGTCCGGCGTGATGTCCGCGGCGCGCACAATCCCCTGCACCTGCACCAGTTCATCGCCCTGGTTCAGACGCAGGTTCTTCGCGCCCTGCACGACCAGGTTGCCGTTCGGCAGGCGCTGGATCACCGTCACCGTGACGCTGCCCTGCAGGCGGTTGCTCTGCGCGCTGCTGCCCTTGCCGGTGAAGTCACGCGAACCGGTCGCGCTGGCACCGAGGATGTCCTTGCCACCCAGCGTTACCGGTGCACCGAAGATCGTCGGCGTACCCAGTGCCAGGTTCGATTCCTTGTCTGTGCTGGTATTGGCCGTGGTCGACGCGGTGGTGCTTTCGGTCAGCGTGATGGTCAGCAGATCACCGACATCACGCGCACGACGATCCGAATACAGCTGCAGCCCGGGGCCGGCGGCGTAGATCGCGCCAGCGGTCGGGGCCACCTGCGGTGCCATCACCGGCGTGACTGGAGCCATGGCCGGGTAGGGGCGGACATCGCCGGCAATCACGCAACCACCGAGTGAAGCGGTGATGGCGCTGGCCAGCAGGAGGCGAAGGGCAGGGCGCAGTGACATGGGAAAGTCCTGGTTCAGACCGGTCAGACGTTGGTGTTGAGGTAGCCGAGCATGGCGTCGGTGGTGGAAATAGCCTTGGCGTTCATTTCGTAGGCACGCTGGGTTTCGATCATCGAGACCAGCTCTTCGACTACGTTGACGTTGCTGCCTTCCAGTGCACCCTGGACCACGCTGCCGAGGCCGTTCAGACCGGGGTTGCCGTTCTGCGCGGGGCCGGAGGCGGTGGTTTCCAGAAACAGGTTCTCGCCGCGGGCCTGCAGGCCAGCCGGGTTGACGAAGTCGGTCAGGGTCAGCGCGCCGATTTCCACCGAGGCGGCGTCGTCGGCCATCTTCACGCTGATGGTGCCGTCGGTGCCGATGGTGAGCGATTGCGCGCCTTCGGGAATCTGGATGCCCGGCTGCACCGGGTAACCGCTGTTGGTGACCAGCTCACCGTTCTGGTTGCGCTGGAACGAGCCGTCGCGGGTATAGGCCGAGGTGCCGTCGGGCATCTGCACTTCGAAGAAGCCACGCCCATTGACCATCACGTCCAGCGCGCGGCCGGTCTGCTGCTGGCTGCCCTGTTCGAAGTTCTTCGAAGTGGCGACCACGCGCACGCCGGTGCCCAACTGCAGGCCGGTGGGCAACTGGGTCTGCGCCGAGGAGGAACCGCCGGGCTGACGCACCTGCTGGTACAGCAGGTCTTCAAAGCTGGCACGGTCCTGCTTGAAGCCGGTGGTGTTGGTGTTGGCGAGGTTGTTGGACACCACCGACATGCGCGTCTGCTGCGCGTCCAATCCGGTTTTTGCGATCCACAGTGCCTGGTTCATGGCGGTGTTCCTATCAAGCGGTTATCAGGGGTCATGCATGGCGCGTGCCAGAACTGCGCCGGAAAAACGTCACGGCTGCTTATCAGCCGCCCAGACGCAGCAGGGAATTGGCACTGCGGGCGTTTTCGTCGCCGTGCTTGATCACCTTCACCTGCATTTCGTATTGCCGCTGCAGCTGGATCATCTGCACCAGGGCACCGGCGGCATCGACGTTGCTGCCTTCCAGCTGACCGCTTTCCAGCGACTTGCCCTGGGCCTGCACGAACGGCTGCTGCGGATCGGTGTTGCGCATCAGGCCGTCCAGCCCGCGTTCCAGGCGGTCATCAGCGGCCTGCACCACGCGGATGCGGCCGATGTTGGCCATGGTCTGCGGGCCTTCACCCAGCGGGATGATCGAAATCGTGCCGTCATTGCCGATGTCCATCGCCTGGTGCGGTGGAATCGCAATCGGTGCACCGTTCTCGTCCAGCACCGCGTGGCCACCGGCGGTGACCAGCTGACCATTCGGGGTGATCGACAACGCAGCACCCCGGGTATAAGCCTCACCGCCGCCGGCCGGGGCCTGCACCGCCAGCCAGTTTCCCGCCTGAAGCGACAGATCCAGCGGATTGCCGGTGATCTGCTGCGCGCCCTGGCGGCGGTTGAAGCCGGCGTCCACGTGCAGGGCATCCACGCGCGAGGCGTAGCCGTCGCCCTTGATCGGGAAGGCCTCGGTGTTGGCGAGGGCTTCCTTGAATCCAGGCGTATCGGTGTTGGCCAGGTTGTGCGACAGCGTGCCCTGCGCCTGCAGGGAGGCGCGGGCGCCGGTCATCGCAACGTAGAGTGCCTTGTCCATGATCGTGTTCCCGTGTGACGGTCAGCAGCTCATCAACGGATGTTGATGATGGTCTGGGTGATCTGGTCCATCGTCGAGACCATCTGCGAGTTGGCCTGGAAGTTGCGCTGGGCGGTGATCATGTTGACCAGCTGCTCGGTCAGGTCGACGGTGGAGGCTTCCAGCGAACCGGCCTGGATCTGGCCGAGATTGGAGCTGTCCGGCGCTCCGGTGCGCGGCGTGCCCGAGCTGAAGGTTTCCACCCACAGGTTGTTGCCCTTGGCTTCCAGGCCCTGGTTGTTGTTGAACGTGGTCAGGGCGACCTGGCCCAGCGGCTTGTCGTCGCCGTTGGAGTAGCGGGCATACACGACGCCTTCTTCGCTGACCGTGATCTCATTGAGCTTGCCAGCCGCGTAACCGTCCTGCTGGGTGTTGCGCAGTGCGAACTTCTCGCCGTACTGGGTGGAGCCGCTCACGTCCAGGGTCATCGACAGGGTGCCGGCACCGGTGGTCGGGGTGAACGGATCCATCACGATCTGACCGGTGGCCGGCTGGGTCAGTGCGCCGGCATTGTTGAAGGTCAGGGTGGTCGGTGCGCCAGCGGCCTGGCCGTCGACGTAGTTGTAGACCTGCCATTCGTTCGGATTGGCGGTCTTCACGAAGTACGAGGTCTGGGTATGGCTGACGCCCAGCGAGTCGTAGACGGTGATGCCGCCGGTGGAGTGGTTGTAGCTCTTGGAATTGGTCGGGTCGAACGCGGCGATGGTCGGTTCTTCGGCATTCGCCGGCAGGGTGAACGCAGTGGTGACCAGCGCGGTCTGCTTCGGCGGGCTGTCGGTGGTGAGCAGCTGCAGATCGGTCAGGCGGCCGGCATCGAAGCTGGTGCCGTCGGCGTTCGGTGCGAACACCTGCAGACGGGCACCCTGCGGGTTGACCACATAGCCGGCCTGATCGGTCTGGAAGTTGCCGGCGCGCGAATACACGCGGGCACCGTTCATGCTCATGGTGAAGAAGCCCTCACCGGAGATGGCCATGTCCAGGCTGCGACCGGTCTGCTCGTTGTTGCCCTGCGAGAACTGCTGGGCGACGTTGCTCAGGCGCACGCCGGAGCCGACGGCGTTCTTGGACAGGCCGTAGCTGGTGGCCGAGAACAGGTCGGCGAACTCCGAGCGCGATTCCTTGAAGCCGGTGGTGTTGACGTTGGCGATGTTGTTGGCGGTGACGTTGAGGTCGGCGTTGGCGGCATTGATGCCGGACAGCGAAATGTTGAAGCCCATGGCGTTCTCCTTCGAATGCGGTACGGGTTGGATCAGCTGACGCGCAGCACGTAATCGAGCGGGGCAGTGCCCAGCCCCTTGAGGTTGAGGTACAGCCCATCGGAGCCGACCGTGACGCTTTCCACCGGCGCTTCCACGTAGGTGCTCAACTTGGTCTGGGTACCGCTGGTGTCGGTGTGGGTGGCGGTGAGGGTGTACTTGCCGGGATCCAGACGATTGCCGCTGGCATCTTTGCCATCCCAGTCGAAGGTGACTTCGCCGGCGGCCTTGGCTTCCACGCTGATCTGGGCCACCTTCACGCCATTGGCATCGGTGACGTCGACGTTGACGTAGCCGGCACCCGGTGCGGCCACCATGCCGGTGGTGTCACCTTCGCTTTCCAGCTGCCATTGCGTGGACGGCACCAACACCTCATGACCGACCAGCGCCGCACCGCGCAGGACCTGGTCGCCGGCCATCGCTTCCTGGAAGCCCTTGACGGTGGTGTTGAGGTCGGTGATGCCCTGCACCTGCGACAGCTGCGCCATCTGCGCGACCATCTGGGTGTTGTCCATCGGCTTGAGCGGATCCTGGTGCTGCAGCTGCTCGGTCATCAGGCGCATGAAGTCGGCCTGGTCGAGCGTGTCTTTCTTCTTGGTGGTGTCGCTGTTGGGCGCGGTCAGGCCCAGTGCGCTGTAGATGTCGGTGTTGCTGACGCCGCTGGTGGTGCTCATGACGGGGTGTCCTGCAGGAAGAAGGGTCAGCGACCTATGGTCAGGGTGGCCAGTGCCAGTTCCTTGGCGGTGGTCAGCATTTCCACGCCGGCCTGGTAATTGCGCGAGGTCGAAATGAGATTGACCATCTGCGCGACCGGATCGACGTCGGGCTGATAGATGTAGCCATCGGCGTCGGCCAGCGGGTGGCCGGGCTCATAGCGCTTGATCGGCGCGGCGTCGCTCTGGCTGATTTCCTTCACCTGCACCGTGGTGATGTTCGGATCGGTGCGGCTGGTGACGGCCTGGAAGATGGGCTCCAGCGGCTTGTAGACGGTATCGGCCGAGCCGGTGATGGAATCGGCATTGGACAGGTTGGAGGCCAGCGTGCTCATACGCACGGACTGGGCCTGCAGCGCGGAGCCGGCGATATCGAAAATGGGCAGGTTGCTCATGGCTTATTGCCCCGTGATCGCGGTGAGCATGGAGCGCACCTTGGATTCGACGAAGCTCAGCGACGCGCGGTACTCCAGCGCGGCGCGGCCGTAGGCGGCCCGCTCGGTATCCGGATCAACGGTATTGCCGTCCAGACTGGGCTGGATGCCTTCCTTGGTGATCTGGAACGGGTTCAGCCCGTTGCCGGTCAGGAAGTGCTGCTCATTGGTGGCCTGCATCAGCCCATTGCTGTCCAGCCCCTGGGCGTTGCGCAGGGCGGCATCGAAATCCAGGTCCTGGGCCTTGTACCCGGGCGTGTCGGCATTGCTCAGGTTGCTGGCAATCAGCTTCATCCGCTGCTCGCGCAACGGCATGGCCTGGGCATGGACCCCCAGATAGTCGGAAATCAAGTTGGGCATGACGCACTCCCACGGGATGTTGTGGGGAGTTGTGCAAGTGCCATGCCAAAACGGGTGGGAGCCGTAGTGACACGCCATGCGTGTCAGCTCTCCGCTCCGCGTTCATGAAGGCCTGAAGGGCGGCTTCGGACGGTCTGAACGCCGGCCAGGATGCCGCGGTCTGGTTGATGTGGCTTCGGACCCTTGTGCCGCGCTGCGCGCGGTTGACGCGCATGGCGCGTCACTACGAATTGCTACGTGCGCAGGATGATGGCGCTGTTCGCCCGGCTTGCGCCCGGCGGGCCTCAGGCCGCCAACGCCACCTTGCGCAACCGCTCCAGAACCAGGTCGGCCAGTTCGTGGGCGGAGTACTTGGCGACGAAGGCGTTGGCCCCGACGCGCTCGACCATGGCGTTGTTGAATACGCCGGAGAGCGAGGTGTGAAGGAGGACGTACAGGCCGGCCAGGCCCGGATGGCGACGGATTTCCGTCGTCAGGGTGTAGCCGTCCATGGCGGGCATTTCGATGTCGGAGATGACCATGGCGTAACGTTCGGCCGGATTCTCGCCCGAGGCGTGGATCTGCAGCAGGTGGTCCAGGGCCTGCTTGCCGTCCGAGAGCAGGGTGGCCCCCACGCCCAGCTGGTCCAGCACGCTGCGGATCTGCTGACGGGCCACGCGCGAGTCGTCCACCACCAGCACCTGCAGCTGCGGGGCATCTGCGGGAAGCGCCA is part of the Stenotrophomonas oahuensis genome and encodes:
- the flgL gene encoding flagellar hook-associated protein FlgL, whose protein sequence is MNNRISTGMMFNQSINLMMAKQSKMNHLEQQLATGKKLVSAKDDPVAAGTAVGLDRAVAELERFERNGDVVQNRLGLQENALAQAGDMMAHITELTIQANNPALSSSDLKAIASELKSVQEGLLALANSTDGTGRYLFGGTNDSEAPFKLSNGVVTYSGDQTQRQIEVAPDTFVKDVLPGSEIFLRIPTGDGRLDGSAAAGNTGTGVLTTFGQHAASGSWNGQSYTVRFTAADTYEVVDATNTVVQTGAFKSGEDITFQGVSMRIEGEPAAGDSFGVGAASSRDIFATLDGLISALDTAADDPTAVAHQQNVLQGALRDVARASEKFIDARAAGGAQLKAIDDAGALRDANSVTLKTTLSAMRDLDYAEAIGQYQLEQISLQAAQTIFTQMQQMSLFNAIR
- the flgK gene encoding flagellar hook-associated protein FlgK; the protein is MSVLSTGTSALLAFQRALATTSHNVANINTPGYSRQKVDFATATPQNLGYGDVGNGTRISDIRRVADQLAISRLLDGSGELARLKQLSTLADRVDSLFSDTATNVSGVWSSFFDTVSGLSSNASGTADRQNMLDSAGNLVQRFKQLNENLNSLNEEVNNGLIAGASEVNRLAAEIAQINGAIGSNANNAAPDLLDRRDQLIANLIGYTGGTAVMQDGGFMNVYTAGGQALVVGTSATKVTTVTDPYQPERLQLALETQGQKITLDPKNLGGQIGGLLEFRETVLTPTQAELGRLAVGLASSFNEIHHNGVDLYGQMGADFFNFGSPRITGNTGNTGSASFSTAYGDLSKLDGQNVMLQFNGTTWQATRADTGAAIPMTGTGTAADPLVINGVELVMSGTPANNDRFLLQPTAGVAGSLSVAITDTSRIAAAAPVKAAAGLTNTGTGKVSGVAVTDYANANLRNPAAIVFTSATEYTIDGTGPFTYTAGGTISANGWSFVLDGAPKTGDSFNITPTPAGSSDNSNALLLAKVEDAKAFNDGTVTLNGALGGLTTLVGSAARAADYSLQAQQVITDQAQAARDSISGVNLDEEAADMLRLQQAYQAASQLISTADTMFQTILGAVSR
- the flgJ gene encoding flagellar assembly peptidoglycan hydrolase FlgJ; this translates as MRIQPALELNPTQPNSPAKVDEVARKLEGQFAQMLVKSMRDASFGDSLLPGENTMFRDMYDQKIADAMTKGRGLGLSAMIARQLGGGDADAAKPVDTRLDASAALRAYRLNAPAAAPMTLPASDAAPSPASSEVDLLKQLNGRDPSAVLQPMERALDLIAGRETSQMHEAIGRSEPYAATNTATTDWSAMADDRWSGVNAPAPATSAVDTLAGSTAAAQLGAHTPEGFVASIWGHAQQAARELGVDAKALVAQAALETGWGRKLIQRNGGAGSSHNLFGIKATGWSGERATTGTHEYVNGVRRNETASFRAYGSVGESFADYVKLLKNSPRYQNALQAGTDVRGFARGLQQAGYATDPSYAAKIAAIAGGPTIERAVAAVDDASQRLGRTFASTSSPAGLGVIRR
- a CDS encoding flagellar basal body P-ring protein FlgI; this translates as MNISFVRVVQPRRAWLYSVVTILGILGFAANASAERIKDLAQVGGVRGNALVGYGLVVGLDGSGDRTSQAPFTVQSLKNLLGELGVNVPANVNPQLKNVAAVAIHAELPPFAKPGQPIDITVSSIGNAVSLRGGSLLMAPLRGADGQVYAIAQGNLVVGGFGAQGKDGSRVSVNVPSVGRIPNGATVERALPDVFSAGGDITLNLHQNDFTTVSRMVTALNAAFGEGAARAVDGVTVAVQSPSDPGARIGMLARIENLELTPGAAPAKVVVNSRTGTVVIGAQVRVGAAAISHGSLTVTINENLNVSQPNALAGGDTVVTPQSTVTATADGSRMFKFNGGTTLDEIVHAVNAVGAAPGDLIAILEALKQAGALSAELEVI
- the flgH gene encoding flagellar basal body L-ring protein FlgH, producing MSLRPALRLLLASAITASLGGCVIAGDVRPYPAMAPVTPVMAPQVAPTAGAIYAAGPGLQLYSDRRARDVGDLLTITLTESTTASTTANTSTDKESNLALGTPTIFGAPVTLGGKDILGASATGSRDFTGKGSSAQSNRLQGSVTVTVIQRLPNGNLVVQGAKNLRLNQGDELVQVQGIVRAADITPDNTIASSRVADARIVYGGRGPVAQSNAMGWLSRFFNSALTPF
- the flgG gene encoding flagellar basal-body rod protein FlgG, with translation MNQALWIAKTGLDAQQTRMSVVSNNLANTNTTGFKQDRASFEDLLYQQVRQPGGSSSAQTQLPTGLQLGTGVRVVATSKNFEQGSQQQTGRALDVMVNGRGFFEVQMPDGTSAYTRDGSFQRNQNGELVTNSGYPVQPGIQIPEGAQSLTIGTDGTISVKMADDAASVEIGALTLTDFVNPAGLQARGENLFLETTASGPAQNGNPGLNGLGSVVQGALEGSNVNVVEELVSMIETQRAYEMNAKAISTTDAMLGYLNTNV
- a CDS encoding flagellar basal body rod protein FlgF — protein: MDKALYVAMTGARASLQAQGTLSHNLANTDTPGFKEALANTEAFPIKGDGYASRVDALHVDAGFNRRQGAQQITGNPLDLSLQAGNWLAVQAPAGGGEAYTRGAALSITPNGQLVTAGGHAVLDENGAPIAIPPHQAMDIGNDGTISIIPLGEGPQTMANIGRIRVVQAADDRLERGLDGLMRNTDPQQPFVQAQGKSLESGQLEGSNVDAAGALVQMIQLQRQYEMQVKVIKHGDENARSANSLLRLGG
- the flgE gene encoding flagellar hook protein FlgE → MGFNISLSGINAANADLNVTANNIANVNTTGFKESRSEFADLFSATSYGLSKNAVGSGVRLSNVAQQFSQGNNEQTGRSLDMAISGEGFFTMSMNGARVYSRAGNFQTDQAGYVVNPQGARLQVFAPNADGTSFDAGRLTDLQLLTTDSPPKQTALVTTAFTLPANAEEPTIAAFDPTNSKSYNHSTGGITVYDSLGVSHTQTSYFVKTANPNEWQVYNYVDGQAAGAPTTLTFNNAGALTQPATGQIVMDPFTPTTGAGTLSMTLDVSGSTQYGEKFALRNTQQDGYAAGKLNEITVSEEGVVYARYSNGDDKPLGQVALTTFNNNQGLEAKGNNLWVETFSSGTPRTGAPDSSNLGQIQAGSLEASTVDLTEQLVNMITAQRNFQANSQMVSTMDQITQTIINIR
- a CDS encoding flagellar hook capping FlgD N-terminal domain-containing protein — protein: MSTTSGVSNTDIYSALGLTAPNSDTTKKKDTLDQADFMRLMTEQLQHQDPLKPMDNTQMVAQMAQLSQVQGITDLNTTVKGFQEAMAGDQVLRGAALVGHEVLVPSTQWQLESEGDTTGMVAAPGAGYVNVDVTDANGVKVAQISVEAKAAGEVTFDWDGKDASGNRLDPGKYTLTATHTDTSGTQTKLSTYVEAPVESVTVGSDGLYLNLKGLGTAPLDYVLRVS
- the flgC gene encoding flagellar basal body rod protein FlgC translates to MSNLPIFDIAGSALQAQSVRMSTLASNLSNADSITGSADTVYKPLEPIFQAVTSRTDPNITTVQVKEISQSDAAPIKRYEPGHPLADADGYIYQPDVDPVAQMVNLISTSRNYQAGVEMLTTAKELALATLTIGR